The following DNA comes from Mycolicibacterium aromaticivorans JS19b1 = JCM 16368.
TTCGTGATGACCGGACTGCATCTGTGCCACGTGCTGCTCGGTCTCATCATTCTGTGTTTCGTGATCCGGAATCTGAAAATGTCGACGACACCGAAGGTGTCGTTCGTGGAGACCGGTGCCACCTACTGGCACATGGTCGATGTCTTGTGGCTGGTCCTGTTCGCGACGTTCTACTTGATGAGGTGACGATGTCGTCGTTGATCCGCAACCCGCTGACCATCGTGTGGGCGCTGTTGACGGCGGTTACGGTCGTATCGTGGTTGGTCTCCCGCGACGGCGGGGCCGCCCATCAGCTCAACGCGACGGTCACCACCGTCGTGCTCCTGATCGCGGCCGCGAAAACGCAGCTGGTGATGTGGCATTTCATGGAGGTTCGCCGGGCGCCGTGGTGGCTCAAGGCCGTTACCAGCGGTTGGGTGATCGTGGTTTTCGCGGCAATGCTCGGCGTCTACTGCACCGGGTTCCACTGAGCTCAGCTGCCCGGCATCACAATGGGCGTCGACGTCGTGCTGGTACTGGTCGTCGGCACCCCGCCCGCCGCGATGATCGGCGCCGGTGTCTCAGCGGCCGATGGCGACGCCTTACCGTCAGGCATGACGATCGGGGCCGACTTGGCCTTGTCGCCCTCACCGCTCAGGGCAGAGTCAAATTTCGGCGGCCAGTCGACGGAAGTCGGCGCGTCCACAGCAAGCAATCTGGCCACCCACACCTGCCCTTCGGGTCAGCTGAAGCTGTGAATTGTCTATGCGGCGCTAGCGGCACCAATGCAATCGTATGTTCCGAAGCTGGATAGTTCCTGGGCAGAGCTGATGCCCGGAACCCGCTGTCGCCGAGGACGACTGCGCCGGCCTAGCCGATCCGATGGCGAGGATCCGCCAGGTTGACTGCTCATCGTGGCTGCACCGCGATTTTGTATTCCGGGTCACAGGGAGTATCTTTTCCCGCGGCCCAGAATCGTTTCGGAAAGCTTGAAGATGCGTACTCATTACAGAACTCGCGGCTTTTCCACTCGTCCGCAACGGGGTCTTCGCACCCACCAGGTACTTCGGCCGATGGCCGGTCAGTGCTTCGAAATCGACATTCGGTTCGAGAGCAACCGGTGGCTTGTCCGAATCCCCGAGATCAACGATGCCACCGAGGCGACGGCGCGCGACGAGGTCGAATTGGCAGCCCGCGAATGCATCGCCGCCCGGACCGGCATCCCCATCGGCTACATCTCGGTCTGGGTCCGCGACTGACCGCAATCCCGTTGCCTCGCAACGGTTGAGTGCAGCCTGTCAGACAGCGACGGGTCGAAACAACGGGATCCACACTCGGGTGTCCTCGCCGCCGGACAACCCGGTCCAATCTTCGAAGAACACCTCGACCTCGAGCCCGATGCGCATGTCCGCCGGCTCGACGTCCACGACATTGGTGATCAGCCGAACCCCTGGATCCTCGGCAATCTCGACGATCGCCACGATGTAGGGCGGCTCAAAACCCGGGATCCAGGGTTGCCGGTCGACGCTGAACGCCGCAACGGTGGCTCGCCCGGAGACCTTCTCCGGTGCGACATCGGTGCTGCGGCAACGCCAGCAAGCCGGCCCGGGCGGGTGAAAGAAATGGCCGCACGCGCGGCAGCGGCTGATGAGGAGGTGGCCGTCGCGGCCGCCGGTCCAAAACGCCTCTGACTCCGGCGTGGGGCTGGGCGCGAGCCGTAACCCTGGTCGTTGATAGCTCATCGGCTGCTCACCACCATCGAACCCGCGACGGGACCTCCGCCGACACCGATCGCAACGACCTCAGGAACGCGTGGAGCTTGGCGTTCGCCACCCTCGCCCCACAGCTGCACACAGGCCTCGTGCAGGAAGCCCATGCCGTGCAGCCGTCCTCCGGACAGCTGCCCGCCGCTGGTGTTGAGTGGCAGCTGCCCGTCGAGGGCGATCCGGTCACCGCCCTCGATGAACTCACCGACTCGGCCGTGTTCGCAGAATCCCAACGCCTCCAACCACATCACGGTCAGGAAGCTGAAGCCGTCGTACAGCTGAGCCATGTCTACGTCACTTGGCCGCAGCTCAGTGTGCTCCCACAGAGTGGCGGCCGAATCGTGGGCTGCCATCGTGGTGAGGTCGAAACGTTGTTCCCACGTTGGCCTTTCGAACATTCCCGGCCCGACCGACTCGACGGTCAACGCGTGGCGGGGCAAACCGCCGCAGGCGTCCCGGCGCGAGACGATGACTGCGGTCGCCCCGTCGCAGGGCACATCGCAGTCGTAGAGGCACAAGGGTTCCGAGATCATCCGCGCGGCCAGATAATCCTCCATCGTGAGCGGATCCCGGTAGACGGCGTCGGGATTGCGGCCGGCGTTGCGCCGGGCGTTGAGCGCGATCGCACCGAGTTGTTCACGGGTGAGCCCGAAGTCGTGCATGTATCGCTGCGCCGGCATCGCCAGCCAGTTGGCCGCCGACAGCGCCCCGAACGGCGCTGTCCACTCCATCTGCGGGGGCAGCTTCCCGCCCCCGCCGAGCAGCACCGATGCGTGGCCCCCGCCTGCCTGCTGCGCGGCGGTGGACTCCCACACCGACCGGTACACCACAACGTGGTTGGCCAGACCGAGGGTGACGGCCATACAGGCTTCGATCACGGGTCCGATTTGGCCCGCAGTCTCCAGTCCGGACATGTACCACCTGCTTCGCAGGCCCAGAGCGGTACGCACCTCGGTGACGTTGGCGCCGGAGAAGCCCGGGTTGGCGGCGACCGCGCCAGGGTAGCTGGCGATGCCGTCGACGTCGTCGACATCGAGTCCGGCGTCGGCGATCGCACGCAGAA
Coding sequences within:
- a CDS encoding cytochrome C oxidase subunit IV family protein, giving the protein MSSLIRNPLTIVWALLTAVTVVSWLVSRDGGAAHQLNATVTTVVLLIAAAKTQLVMWHFMEVRRAPWWLKAVTSGWVIVVFAAMLGVYCTGFH
- a CDS encoding Zn-ribbon domain-containing OB-fold protein, which translates into the protein MSYQRPGLRLAPSPTPESEAFWTGGRDGHLLISRCRACGHFFHPPGPACWRCRSTDVAPEKVSGRATVAAFSVDRQPWIPGFEPPYIVAIVEIAEDPGVRLITNVVDVEPADMRIGLEVEVFFEDWTGLSGGEDTRVWIPLFRPVAV
- a CDS encoding thiolase family protein; amino-acid sequence: MNRGPFDGKAVITGAGKSQVGRRLGRTGLELTIEAVLRAIADAGLDVDDVDGIASYPGAVAANPGFSGANVTEVRTALGLRSRWYMSGLETAGQIGPVIEACMAVTLGLANHVVVYRSVWESTAAQQAGGGHASVLLGGGGKLPPQMEWTAPFGALSAANWLAMPAQRYMHDFGLTREQLGAIALNARRNAGRNPDAVYRDPLTMEDYLAARMISEPLCLYDCDVPCDGATAVIVSRRDACGGLPRHALTVESVGPGMFERPTWEQRFDLTTMAAHDSAATLWEHTELRPSDVDMAQLYDGFSFLTVMWLEALGFCEHGRVGEFIEGGDRIALDGQLPLNTSGGQLSGGRLHGMGFLHEACVQLWGEGGERQAPRVPEVVAIGVGGGPVAGSMVVSSR